From a single Mesorhizobium shangrilense genomic region:
- a CDS encoding carbohydrate ABC transporter permease: MNSRLARIGVMSAVLAIVLLPIYWLVSTSLKSNREITQEGTLYPHVPTLDNYIRLFTEKQFGAYLTNSLVVTFFSVAIALVAGSMGAYAIARFRLPFAMERKVGLFLLTLRIVPPVVILIPVYLLMLKLGLLNSWLGLIATYTAFNITFCVWMMESFFREIPVDLEEAAMVDGDSRFGAFRRITLPLAAPGLAATAIFAVLVTFNEFLFALALTATPRAMTMPRGTATLIGRIDTDWASMAAAGVIGALPIVFFALLVQRHLVRGLTMGAVK, translated from the coding sequence ATGAACAGTCGTCTGGCGCGGATCGGGGTGATGAGCGCGGTACTGGCCATCGTGCTGTTGCCCATCTACTGGCTTGTCTCGACCTCGCTGAAGTCCAATCGCGAGATCACCCAGGAAGGCACGCTCTATCCGCATGTCCCGACACTGGACAATTACATCAGGCTGTTCACCGAGAAGCAGTTCGGCGCCTATCTGACCAACTCGCTGGTGGTGACGTTCTTCTCGGTGGCGATCGCGCTGGTGGCCGGTTCGATGGGGGCCTATGCGATTGCGCGCTTTCGCCTGCCTTTCGCAATGGAGCGCAAGGTCGGCCTGTTCCTGCTGACGCTGCGCATCGTGCCGCCGGTGGTCATCCTGATCCCGGTCTACCTGCTGATGCTCAAGCTCGGCCTGCTCAATAGCTGGTTGGGGTTGATCGCTACCTACACAGCGTTCAACATCACCTTCTGCGTCTGGATGATGGAAAGCTTCTTTCGTGAAATCCCGGTGGATCTCGAGGAAGCCGCCATGGTTGACGGAGATTCCCGTTTCGGTGCCTTCCGGCGCATCACGCTGCCGCTGGCTGCACCGGGCCTCGCCGCCACCGCCATCTTTGCCGTGCTTGTCACCTTCAACGAATTCCTGTTCGCGCTGGCGCTGACGGCCACGCCCCGGGCGATGACGATGCCGCGCGGCACGGCCACGCTGATCGGCCGCATCGACACCGACTGGGCCTCGATGGCGGCCGCCGGCGTCATCGGCGCGCTGCCGATCGTCTTCTTCGCGCTTCTGGTGCAGCGCCACCTCGTTCGAGGGCTGACCATGGGAGCCGTGAAATGA
- a CDS encoding carbohydrate ABC transporter permease: MAKGGTQIRKYRLQGAGLDLALPYLMLAPGLLIVLGVLVYPLWDGLRASTKVYRYGSVVADAGMQNYIKLWSDPQFLNSLWVTVKFVALSVTFETILGFALALFCLREFRGIRLLRTILIIPMVITPVVVAIVFRLIYASDAGMLTAISVWMGGGQVQILGSPVKAFIGLVILDVWEWTPLMFLILLAGLQSLPHEPFEAARVDGAGSWRVFADLTFPMMRPVLAIAIVLRTIDAFGTFDQVFVLTRGGPGEATRLVSIYGYDTAFKFQQTGYAAALFVTIGLVVLALAFSAVRLLRRVDAS, encoded by the coding sequence ATGGCAAAAGGCGGAACGCAGATCCGCAAATACCGTCTGCAGGGGGCGGGGCTCGACCTCGCCCTCCCTTATCTCATGTTGGCGCCGGGACTGCTGATCGTGCTTGGCGTGCTTGTCTATCCGCTCTGGGACGGCCTGCGCGCCAGCACCAAGGTCTATCGCTACGGATCGGTCGTCGCCGATGCCGGCATGCAGAACTACATCAAGCTGTGGAGCGACCCGCAGTTCCTGAACTCGCTGTGGGTGACCGTCAAATTCGTCGCCCTGTCGGTCACGTTCGAGACAATACTGGGCTTCGCCCTGGCGTTGTTTTGCCTGCGGGAATTTCGCGGCATTCGGTTGCTCAGAACTATCCTGATCATCCCGATGGTGATCACGCCGGTCGTCGTCGCCATCGTCTTCCGGCTGATCTATGCCAGCGACGCCGGCATGCTGACGGCGATCTCCGTGTGGATGGGCGGCGGCCAGGTGCAAATCCTCGGCAGTCCTGTCAAGGCCTTTATCGGCCTCGTCATTCTCGATGTCTGGGAGTGGACGCCGTTGATGTTCCTGATCCTGCTAGCCGGCTTGCAATCGCTGCCACACGAGCCCTTCGAGGCCGCGCGTGTCGATGGCGCCGGCAGTTGGCGGGTGTTCGCCGATCTCACATTTCCGATGATGCGGCCCGTCCTGGCGATCGCCATCGTGCTTCGGACGATCGACGCCTTCGGTACCTTCGACCAGGTGTTCGTGCTCACCCGGGGTGGACCGGGCGAGGCGACGCGGCTGGTCTCGATCTATGGCTACGACACCGCCTTCAAGTTCCAGCAGACCGGCTATGCGGCCGCGCTGTTCGTGACCATCGGGCTGGTCGTGCTTGCCTTGGCCTTCAGCGCCGTGCGGCTTCTACGCAGGGTCGACGCGTCATGA
- a CDS encoding extracellular solute-binding protein, producing the protein MTHSSRSRLTRRSVLKGGIGLALATTALTAIGLPVPARAAGKKVIIGAFADGGLTPFKQKIIPLAKDAGFDIEFLEDEYGVTLEKWFADAKNSAGQYDLYLLDDPWVPQFGAANVLEDLGAAGVDGGDKDWIGSMIDMGYWPPQKGPRVKGFETTTPTLICVPFVGDLQTLTYRNDVYTSGAPKTWDEVIAKGKEGVAAGKIKYPVVFRGVSGNPIVTSWYPVFLSFGGSFFDDKWNPVFNSAQGKASAEFFVGTMKQNAPSGVVEFDSDQEGAAILGGEAGAIIQYSGNALKADDPTQTKVAGKLDFGVVPKQTSAIAQMGIFIAGIPKSAPNKANSVEFLKWYVSADIQAKLSEAGSIPVKRSAFGIAKPGNRLIPVALQQLDAGALPRPRTPDWAKVEELLGIELNKALQAGSGGGAALDNAAKQVKDYLTTVGYY; encoded by the coding sequence ATGACGCATTCCAGCAGAAGCAGACTTACTCGCCGCTCCGTACTCAAGGGAGGAATTGGCCTCGCGCTTGCCACCACGGCCCTGACCGCGATCGGGCTGCCTGTCCCGGCCAGAGCGGCCGGCAAGAAGGTGATCATCGGCGCCTTCGCCGATGGCGGCCTGACGCCGTTCAAGCAGAAGATCATCCCGCTGGCCAAGGATGCCGGCTTCGACATCGAATTCCTCGAGGATGAATATGGCGTGACGCTGGAGAAGTGGTTCGCCGACGCCAAGAACAGCGCCGGCCAGTACGACCTCTATCTTCTCGACGATCCATGGGTGCCGCAGTTCGGTGCCGCCAACGTGCTCGAGGATCTTGGAGCGGCCGGAGTTGACGGCGGCGACAAGGACTGGATCGGCTCGATGATCGACATGGGCTACTGGCCGCCCCAGAAGGGTCCACGCGTGAAAGGTTTCGAAACCACCACGCCGACCCTCATCTGCGTGCCGTTCGTCGGCGACCTGCAGACCCTTACCTACCGCAACGATGTCTACACGAGCGGCGCGCCAAAAACCTGGGACGAAGTCATCGCCAAGGGCAAGGAAGGCGTCGCGGCGGGCAAGATCAAGTATCCGGTCGTGTTCCGCGGCGTTTCCGGAAATCCGATCGTGACCAGCTGGTATCCGGTCTTCCTGTCGTTTGGCGGTTCCTTCTTCGACGACAAATGGAACCCGGTCTTCAATTCGGCGCAAGGCAAGGCTTCGGCTGAATTCTTCGTCGGCACCATGAAGCAGAACGCGCCGAGCGGCGTTGTCGAGTTCGACTCCGATCAGGAAGGCGCCGCGATCCTGGGCGGCGAAGCCGGCGCGATCATCCAGTATTCCGGCAATGCGCTGAAGGCCGACGATCCGACGCAGACCAAGGTGGCGGGCAAGCTCGATTTCGGCGTCGTGCCGAAGCAGACATCGGCGATCGCCCAGATGGGCATCTTCATCGCCGGCATTCCGAAATCGGCGCCGAACAAGGCCAACTCGGTCGAGTTCCTGAAATGGTATGTCAGTGCCGACATACAAGCCAAACTGTCGGAGGCAGGCTCCATTCCGGTCAAGCGCAGCGCCTTCGGCATCGCCAAGCCCGGCAACCGCTTGATCCCGGTCGCGCTGCAGCAACTAGATGCTGGCGCGCTGCCGCGGCCGCGCACGCCCGACTGGGCCAAGGTGGAGGAACTGCTCGGCATTGAGCTCAACAAGGCCCTGCAGGCCGGTTCGGGTGGCGGCGCCGCGTTGGACAATGCCGCCAAGCAGGTCAAGGACTACCTGACCACGGTCGGCTATTACTGA
- a CDS encoding ABC transporter ATP-binding protein translates to MSSVLYQGVVKNYGALNVLRSLDLAVPDHMFLALLGPSGCGKTTALRILAGLDMPSGGKVFIGDRDVTRLQPRDRDIAMVFQSYALYPQMTVGENIGYPLWIRGTPDAERRAKIDEVAAVLEIGHLLDRRPRQLSGGQRQRVALARAIVRDPAAFLMDEPLSNLDARLRLTMRGEIKRLCLRLGATTLYVTHDQVEALTMADFVAVMHAGALQQMAPPADIYDRPANRFVATFVGNPPMNILPVMLAEQGIAIGGTPVPMDAARLPACRAAEVVEIGLRPEDISVSAPGASNTLPGEIYVVEPMGNETLVNVRIGSGNVSVRAGRDFRGAVGANIAVTFDVSNACFFNSAGLTAVHRVNSDGE, encoded by the coding sequence ATGAGTTCTGTCCTGTACCAAGGTGTGGTCAAGAACTACGGCGCGCTGAACGTCTTGCGCTCGCTCGATCTTGCCGTTCCCGACCACATGTTCCTGGCCCTGCTCGGTCCTTCGGGTTGCGGCAAGACGACGGCGCTTCGCATCCTGGCCGGCCTCGACATGCCAAGTGGCGGCAAGGTCTTCATAGGTGATCGCGACGTTACCCGGCTGCAGCCGCGCGACCGCGACATCGCCATGGTCTTCCAGAGCTATGCGCTCTACCCGCAAATGACGGTCGGTGAAAACATCGGCTACCCCTTGTGGATTCGCGGTACGCCCGATGCCGAGCGTCGCGCCAAGATCGACGAGGTCGCCGCGGTTCTCGAGATCGGCCACCTGCTCGACCGGCGGCCGCGCCAGCTGTCCGGCGGGCAGAGGCAACGCGTGGCCCTGGCGCGCGCCATTGTCCGCGATCCGGCGGCCTTCCTCATGGACGAGCCGCTGTCGAACCTGGACGCCAGGCTGCGGCTGACCATGCGCGGCGAGATCAAGCGTCTGTGCCTGCGGCTCGGCGCAACCACGCTCTATGTCACCCACGACCAGGTCGAAGCCCTGACCATGGCGGATTTCGTCGCGGTGATGCACGCCGGCGCGCTGCAGCAGATGGCGCCGCCGGCAGATATTTATGACCGCCCCGCCAACCGTTTTGTCGCAACCTTCGTCGGCAACCCGCCCATGAACATCCTTCCGGTCATGCTTGCCGAACAAGGCATCGCGATCGGCGGAACGCCGGTTCCGATGGATGCTGCGCGGCTGCCGGCATGTCGAGCGGCCGAAGTGGTCGAGATCGGCCTGCGGCCGGAAGATATCAGCGTCTCAGCGCCGGGCGCGTCCAACACGCTGCCCGGCGAGATCTATGTGGTTGAACCCATGGGCAATGAGACGCTGGTCAATGTGCGCATCGGCAGCGGCAATGTCTCGGTGCGCGCGGGCCGCGATTTCAGGGGCGCGGTGGGCGCCAACATCGCGGTCACCTTCGATGTGTCCAACGCTTGCTTCTTCAATTCGGCCGGACTGACGGCCGTCCACAGAGTCAACAGTGATGGAGAGTGA
- the iolE gene encoding myo-inosose-2 dehydratase encodes MAVRIGINPITWTNDDVPELGGDTPLEVCLSETAEAGYAGTELGGKFPRASTDLAAALAPYGLELVSGWYDGRICEKEVEEEFEAILPHLTLLRDLGAKHVVYADTSRGRHGAIHDPISQRPALADDEWKSYGNKITRLAERFADFGVGMAFHHHMGTIVETDAEIGRLIAGSGEAVGLLYDTGHCLFSGGDPEALLRRHVGRVVHVHCKDVRLDVLKRAHAMDMSFMGAVMEGIFTVPGDGSVDYPTLLKVLADNGYAGWLVVEAEQDPGKAHPLTYATMGHRNLRDLARKAGFEVKERKN; translated from the coding sequence ATGGCAGTCCGCATAGGCATAAACCCTATAACGTGGACCAATGACGATGTGCCCGAGCTCGGCGGGGATACGCCGCTGGAGGTCTGCCTTTCCGAAACCGCGGAGGCCGGCTACGCGGGCACCGAACTCGGAGGCAAGTTTCCACGCGCCAGCACCGACCTGGCCGCGGCTCTCGCTCCCTACGGCCTGGAACTGGTCTCCGGGTGGTATGATGGCCGGATCTGCGAAAAGGAGGTCGAGGAGGAGTTCGAGGCCATCCTGCCGCATCTGACGCTCCTGAGGGACCTCGGTGCGAAGCATGTCGTCTACGCCGACACGTCACGCGGCCGCCATGGCGCAATTCACGATCCGATCTCCCAGCGTCCCGCACTTGCCGACGACGAATGGAAATCCTACGGCAACAAGATAACGCGGCTGGCGGAGCGGTTCGCGGATTTCGGGGTCGGCATGGCCTTTCACCATCACATGGGAACCATCGTCGAGACGGATGCGGAAATCGGCAGGCTGATAGCCGGTTCGGGCGAGGCCGTGGGCCTCCTCTACGACACCGGCCATTGCCTGTTTTCCGGCGGCGATCCCGAGGCGCTGCTGCGGCGGCATGTTGGCCGCGTCGTTCATGTGCACTGCAAGGATGTGCGGCTGGACGTGCTGAAGCGCGCCCACGCCATGGATATGAGCTTCATGGGTGCGGTGATGGAAGGCATCTTCACCGTGCCGGGAGACGGTTCCGTCGACTACCCGACGCTGCTGAAGGTGCTGGCCGACAATGGCTATGCCGGCTGGCTGGTGGTCGAGGCCGAGCAGGATCCGGGCAAGGCCCACCCGCTTACCTATGCAACGATGGGCCATCGCAACCTGCGCGACCTTGCCCGCAAGGCCGGCTTCGAGGTCAAGGAGCGGAAGAACTGA
- a CDS encoding PLP-dependent aminotransferase family protein: protein MDALVIDRTVDEPIHRQLYRQIAAMIRDRRLAPGSELPSTRALAEDLGLARNTIVGAYDQLATEGYLASRQGARPVVIDLPVHTTDHSDTLATPPIRRPLSRRGESLMQQPFHHGSPGRFAFHPGMPDPHSFPFGVWGRLLARRATFGADMLFGTYHVTGLPALREAIAGYLISARGVRCSPEQIVVTTGAQAAFDLLARLLLDPGDTVWLEEPGYYAAKATFTVAGANILPLVVDRDGWQMNQPEVSPRLIYVTPACQHPLGITMRMDQRLRLFEIAERNNSWIIEDDFDGEYRFQGRPVPAIQSMDYADRVIYVGTFAKLLFPALRLGFMVLPPALCEGIPHALSTTGQFAPLVLQAALADFIDEGHMSRHLKRMRRIYAERRKLFYELCETELADHMTLSPAEAGIQVVASLHESCDDRAVVHFADKLGVNASPLSKYYWSSSGNGLVLGYAACNKAESEAGIRRLRQAIEHVRTLS, encoded by the coding sequence ATGGACGCGCTGGTCATCGACCGGACCGTCGACGAGCCGATCCATCGCCAGCTCTACCGGCAGATTGCCGCGATGATCCGTGACCGGCGCCTCGCACCGGGATCGGAATTGCCCTCGACGCGGGCGCTGGCCGAGGATCTCGGCCTCGCCCGCAACACCATCGTTGGTGCGTATGACCAACTGGCGACCGAAGGCTATCTCGCAAGCCGGCAAGGCGCGCGCCCGGTTGTCATCGACCTGCCCGTGCACACGACGGACCATAGCGACACGCTTGCGACGCCCCCAATTCGCCGCCCGCTGTCCAGGCGCGGAGAGAGCCTGATGCAGCAACCCTTCCATCACGGATCGCCCGGCCGATTCGCCTTCCATCCGGGCATGCCAGACCCGCACAGCTTCCCCTTTGGCGTCTGGGGCAGGCTTCTGGCGCGTCGGGCGACGTTTGGCGCCGACATGTTGTTCGGCACCTATCACGTGACGGGCCTGCCTGCGCTCAGAGAGGCGATCGCCGGCTACCTGATCTCGGCCAGGGGCGTGCGATGTTCGCCCGAACAGATCGTCGTGACGACGGGAGCGCAGGCAGCGTTCGATCTGCTGGCGCGCCTGCTGCTCGATCCTGGCGACACGGTGTGGCTTGAGGAGCCCGGCTACTACGCGGCCAAGGCGACCTTCACCGTCGCCGGCGCCAACATCCTGCCACTTGTCGTCGACCGCGACGGCTGGCAGATGAACCAGCCGGAGGTTTCGCCGCGACTGATCTATGTAACGCCCGCCTGCCAGCATCCGTTGGGAATCACGATGCGAATGGACCAGCGGCTGCGTCTGTTTGAAATCGCCGAGCGCAACAATTCGTGGATCATCGAGGACGATTTCGACGGAGAGTACAGGTTTCAGGGAAGGCCGGTGCCCGCCATACAGAGCATGGATTACGCCGACCGCGTCATCTATGTCGGTACCTTTGCGAAATTGCTGTTTCCGGCGCTGAGGCTCGGGTTCATGGTCCTGCCCCCCGCCTTGTGCGAGGGCATTCCGCACGCGCTGAGCACCACCGGGCAGTTCGCGCCCCTGGTGCTTCAGGCGGCACTGGCCGATTTCATCGATGAAGGCCACATGAGCCGTCACCTCAAGCGCATGCGCCGCATCTACGCCGAGAGACGCAAGCTGTTCTACGAATTGTGCGAGACCGAACTGGCCGACCATATGACCCTTTCGCCGGCAGAAGCCGGAATCCAGGTCGTTGCCTCTCTTCACGAAAGTTGCGACGACCGAGCGGTTGTGCATTTCGCCGACAAACTCGGCGTTAACGCTTCGCCGCTGTCAAAATATTACTGGTCGTCCTCTGGCAACGGGCTCGTGCTTGGCTATGCAGCCTGCAACAAGGCCGAGAGCGAAGCGGGCATCCGACGTCTACGCCAGGCTATCGAGCACGTGCGGACTCTGTCGTGA
- a CDS encoding glutathione S-transferase family protein, whose product MSIKIYGDLGSGSLRRVATAAKIMGVDYERVNVDLFKGESHTPEFLKLNPHGLTPVLQDGNTIIWEASAINLYLAEKANSPLVGKTASERYEVLQWMFWSGEQWRIFAVLMFNERVAGRAMGQIEDPSIVDLALKNIRAAASVLDTHLASRRFIVGDELTLADIDIAAPFSQVHRTKVPFADFPNLWAWQQRLLETVPAWAETKRDLDERMDTFMNALGITF is encoded by the coding sequence ATGTCTATCAAAATCTATGGCGACCTAGGCTCGGGCAGCCTGCGCCGTGTCGCCACCGCAGCTAAGATCATGGGCGTCGACTACGAACGCGTGAACGTTGATCTTTTCAAGGGTGAAAGCCATACGCCGGAGTTTCTAAAGCTCAACCCCCATGGGCTGACACCGGTCCTGCAGGATGGCAACACGATCATTTGGGAAGCATCGGCGATCAATCTCTACCTCGCTGAGAAAGCCAACTCGCCGCTCGTGGGCAAGACCGCAAGTGAACGCTACGAGGTCTTGCAGTGGATGTTCTGGTCAGGCGAGCAATGGCGTATCTTCGCGGTGCTGATGTTCAACGAGCGTGTCGCCGGTCGCGCGATGGGGCAGATCGAAGACCCCTCTATCGTCGATCTCGCACTCAAGAATATCCGGGCAGCCGCCTCGGTGCTCGACACTCATCTCGCCAGCCGACGGTTCATTGTCGGCGACGAATTAACGCTGGCTGACATCGACATCGCCGCTCCGTTCTCACAGGTTCACCGCACCAAGGTGCCCTTTGCCGACTTCCCGAACCTTTGGGCGTGGCAGCAGCGTCTTCTGGAAACAGTTCCGGCATGGGCAGAAACCAAGCGTGACTTGGATGAGCGCATGGACACGTTCATGAACGCCCTCGGCATTACATTCTAA
- a CDS encoding LysR family transcriptional regulator, with protein sequence MDLFTSMRYFIRVYDSNSFSAAAKSLKVGQSALSKTIAHLERELGAPLFLRSTRQLTPTEPGKVFYEHAVKVVEDAEAALSAVGSKSQNFSGQITISGTLTFMCQYIIPKLPQFIEAHPGIDISVHLDDRNVGLIEQGIDVALRMGQLDDSGLVAKRIGRCRRIVVGGVSYLETHGEPQTPEELVEHTTIVLAQGEGGDRFTFEGPHGTKSISVRPKLRINATEGVRSAVLAGAGLSVATEWMFEAELDNGVVREVLTDWALPDLDLWAVMSAGRRTSAKVRAFVEFIEAQVNSTRFGVGYHS encoded by the coding sequence TTGGATCTTTTCACTTCGATGCGTTATTTTATCCGCGTCTATGACAGTAATTCGTTCAGCGCCGCGGCAAAGTCTCTCAAGGTCGGGCAATCGGCTCTCTCCAAAACCATTGCGCATCTTGAGCGTGAACTCGGTGCGCCACTATTTCTCCGGTCGACACGACAGCTCACGCCAACCGAACCGGGCAAGGTATTCTACGAACACGCGGTCAAGGTTGTCGAGGATGCCGAAGCTGCGCTTTCCGCCGTCGGGAGCAAGTCGCAGAATTTCTCTGGTCAAATCACGATCAGCGGCACACTGACCTTCATGTGCCAATACATTATCCCCAAGCTGCCACAGTTTATCGAGGCCCATCCGGGCATCGACATCTCAGTCCATCTTGATGACAGAAATGTCGGACTGATCGAACAGGGTATCGACGTAGCCCTGCGAATGGGGCAACTCGATGACTCCGGTCTCGTTGCAAAACGGATCGGACGTTGCAGGCGCATCGTGGTGGGCGGGGTATCGTATCTTGAAACGCATGGGGAGCCGCAGACGCCGGAAGAGCTGGTTGAGCATACGACCATCGTGCTTGCGCAAGGCGAGGGTGGTGACCGTTTTACCTTTGAGGGTCCGCACGGGACGAAGTCCATCTCGGTCAGGCCCAAGCTGCGGATCAACGCCACAGAAGGCGTGCGCTCTGCTGTCCTTGCAGGGGCAGGTCTTTCGGTTGCCACGGAGTGGATGTTCGAGGCCGAGCTAGACAACGGCGTGGTCCGTGAAGTTCTCACCGACTGGGCGCTCCCGGATCTCGATCTATGGGCCGTCATGTCCGCAGGTCGCAGAACGAGCGCAAAGGTTCGGGCCTTTGTAGAATTCATCGAAGCTCAAGTAAATTCCACTCGATTCGGGGTCGGATATCATTCCTGA
- a CDS encoding sulfite exporter TauE/SafE family protein, translated as MTDSLFAAVGSGGLVGFTLGLVGGGGSILATPLLLYVVGVAQPHIAIGTGALAVAANAFANFGGHALKGHVWWRCALVFAALGSAGALAGSTLGKSINGTHLLFFFGLLMLVVGGLMVRPRRSALTTVRPVDAKMCAMTAAVAVVAGAASGFFGIGGGFLIVPGLILATGMPTINAIGTSLLAVTAFGLATAFNYALSGMVDWQLAAEFIVGGFGGGLIGMFAATRLASYKNVLNRMFAALIFVVASYVLYRSIGELAR; from the coding sequence ATGACCGATAGCTTGTTTGCTGCTGTCGGCTCGGGAGGTCTGGTCGGTTTCACTCTTGGTCTGGTCGGCGGCGGCGGATCGATCCTTGCCACGCCGCTCTTGCTCTATGTTGTCGGCGTCGCCCAGCCACACATTGCCATCGGCACAGGCGCGCTTGCAGTGGCCGCCAACGCTTTTGCGAACTTCGGAGGCCACGCCTTGAAGGGCCACGTCTGGTGGCGTTGTGCGCTTGTCTTCGCAGCATTGGGCTCTGCAGGTGCCCTGGCGGGTTCGACGCTCGGAAAGTCGATCAACGGGACGCATCTGCTTTTCTTCTTTGGCCTGCTCATGCTGGTGGTCGGCGGACTTATGGTTCGCCCACGGCGTAGCGCGTTGACGACAGTCCGGCCTGTCGACGCCAAAATGTGTGCGATGACAGCTGCAGTCGCTGTTGTCGCCGGTGCGGCCTCCGGCTTCTTCGGCATTGGTGGCGGCTTCCTCATTGTTCCCGGATTGATCCTGGCAACCGGAATGCCGACGATCAATGCCATTGGCACATCCTTGCTCGCTGTCACAGCCTTCGGCCTCGCGACCGCCTTCAATTACGCCTTGTCCGGAATGGTTGACTGGCAGTTGGCAGCCGAGTTCATTGTTGGCGGCTTTGGCGGCGGCTTGATTGGCATGTTCGCGGCAACACGCCTCGCTTCTTACAAGAACGTGCTCAATAGGATGTTTGCCGCACTCATCTTTGTCGTCGCGAGTTACGTTCTCTACAGGAGTATAGGCGAACTGGCTCGGTAA
- a CDS encoding YeeE/YedE family protein — MKHGKLQPVAALAAGMLFGFGLALSGMLDPVRVQGFLDVFGVWDPSLAFVLGGAVAVAMGGMACIRRMSRPLLADRFHLPMNSRIDAPLVIGSAIFGLGWGLGGFCPGPAIASLSLGLAPTLTFVAFMLAGIIAHDRVFVGRAS; from the coding sequence GTGAAACACGGCAAACTACAACCTGTCGCCGCTTTGGCCGCGGGCATGCTTTTCGGGTTTGGTCTGGCGCTGTCGGGCATGCTCGATCCTGTCCGGGTCCAGGGCTTTCTCGACGTTTTTGGCGTGTGGGATCCGAGTCTGGCCTTCGTGCTCGGCGGCGCCGTTGCGGTTGCAATGGGAGGCATGGCCTGTATCCGGCGGATGTCGCGACCGCTACTGGCGGATCGCTTCCATTTGCCAATGAACTCGCGGATCGACGCCCCTCTGGTCATTGGCTCGGCGATCTTCGGCTTGGGATGGGGCCTGGGCGGGTTTTGCCCTGGTCCGGCAATAGCTTCGTTGTCTCTTGGGCTAGCGCCAACGCTGACCTTCGTAGCCTTTATGCTGGCGGGGATAATTGCCCATGATCGCGTCTTTGTCGGGAGAGCATCATGA
- a CDS encoding YeeE/YedE family protein, protein MTSYLVSLLGGALVGLSSVILLILNGRIAGVSGIVGRAVQGINTWTNAAFVVGLLLGPVVYFAAFRHWPTVTVTASLPLVMLAGLLVGFGSRMGSGCTSGHGVMGLARLSPRSIVAVLTFLASSIAAVALLRGAVL, encoded by the coding sequence ATGACCTCTTATCTCGTATCCCTTCTCGGCGGGGCCCTTGTTGGCCTGTCATCGGTCATCCTGCTGATCCTGAACGGCAGGATCGCCGGCGTAAGCGGGATTGTCGGCAGGGCGGTCCAAGGCATCAATACCTGGACAAACGCTGCCTTCGTCGTCGGATTGCTGCTTGGCCCGGTGGTGTACTTCGCGGCTTTCCGTCACTGGCCGACCGTGACCGTGACGGCGTCGCTGCCGTTGGTCATGCTTGCGGGATTGCTGGTCGGCTTCGGATCCCGAATGGGCTCGGGTTGCACCAGCGGTCATGGGGTGATGGGGCTAGCCCGGCTATCGCCACGTTCGATCGTCGCGGTCCTGACATTCCTTGCGAGCAGCATCGCGGCTGTCGCGCTTCTTCGCGGAGCAGTCTTGTGA
- the bigR gene encoding sulfite-sensing transcriptional repressor BigR, with protein sequence MSPAAMESRAGEVAALLKTLAHPVRLMLVCTLVEGEHSVSQLEEMLDIHQPNLSQQLTVLRDADIVKTRRDGKQIFYRLTAEKAARLVAALYTIFCSEGRP encoded by the coding sequence ATGTCGCCCGCCGCCATGGAATCGCGCGCCGGTGAAGTGGCGGCTTTGTTGAAGACGCTGGCACATCCAGTGCGGCTGATGCTCGTCTGCACCCTTGTCGAAGGGGAGCATTCGGTCAGCCAGCTGGAAGAAATGCTCGACATCCATCAACCGAACCTTTCCCAGCAACTGACCGTGTTGCGCGACGCCGACATTGTGAAAACGCGGCGGGACGGGAAACAGATCTTCTACCGGCTGACCGCCGAAAAGGCCGCTCGATTGGTTGCGGCACTTTACACGATCTTCTGTTCGGAAGGCCGGCCATGA